The region GGAGGTGCCTAAATTCATTCGGGAATTTGTCCCAAAACTATTGACAAGTTCCGAAGCGATTACCGAGCTTGGCTTGAGGAAATGCAACAGTAAACTTTATCCCAAAGATACAGTATTCATTACTGCCAGAGGAACGGTTGGGAAAATCATAATGCCCTCTATGGACATGGCGATGAATCAATCGTGTTACGCACTTCGCGGAAAGCAAGGAATAAGCCAACCCTATCTCTTTTTTGCGACGAGGGAGCAGATTGATTATCTGAAGAAGAACACAGGTGGCGCGACGTTCGACACAATCGTCGTCGATACCTTTAGACGAATGCTTGTTGTAAAACCGAGCAATGAGGTTGTTGTTCAGTTCTCGCAGTTTATTCAACCAGGAATGGAATTGATTCTAAATATCTTAAAGAAAAACACACTCCTCCGCTGCACCCGCGACCTACTTTTGCCCAAACTCATCTCCGGCGAGGTGGACGTGTCGGAGTTGGACATCACCGTTCCCGAGGAGGCTGAAAGATGAAAGCCACTGAAGCCAAGTTTCTGGATTTCATCAAAAAATCGCCGCAGTTTGTCATTCCCATCTACCAGCGTACCTATTCGTGGACAGAGAGGGAGTGCCGACAGCTCTGGGATGATATTATCCGTACCGGCAGCAGTGAAAATGTGTCAGCCCATTTCGTCGGCTCCATTGTCTACATTGAGAAGGGGATATATCAGGTGACGAGCCAATCCCCTCTTCTGGTCATTGATGGTCAGCAGCGACTTACCACGATGGCGCTCCTGATTGCCGCATTAGCCAAAGCGCTGGAGAATCTTCACGAAGGAAACCGAGAGCCGGTGGACGGATTTTCGCCCCGGAAGCTGCGTAATTACTATCTCATAAATCCTGAGGAAGAAGGCGAGCGGCATTACAAGCTCATACTCTCCCAGACAGATAAAGACTCGCTCATTGCGGCAGTCGCCGGTAACGAGCAACCCAAAGAACATTCCCTGCGCATCGTTGAAAACTATGGGCTCTTTGAATCATGGATTGCAGGCTGCAAGGGTGAGTTTGCCACGCTGTGTAAAGGTATCGCCAAACTAGTAGTGGTCGATATTGCGCTGAGCCGGGATCAGGACAATCCCCAGTTGATCTTTGAAAGCATGAACTCTACCGGTCGGGAACTGACCCAGGCCGATTTAATTCGTAACTTCATTCTGATGGGATTAGAACCGGCATTACAGACCCGACTCTATGAGAACTTCTGGCGACCTATGGAGCGAGATTTCGGGCAAGAAGGCTACAGCACTCACTTTGATAGTTTTATGCGTCATTATTTGACGGTAAAGACCGGCGATATTCCCAACTTGGACGCAGTGTACGACGCCTTCAAGACTCATGCCCGGTCCCCCAACGTAGTGGAGGCAGGAGTAGAATCATTAGTGGCCGATATTCGAGAGTTTTCACGCTATTTTTGTGTTATGGCCTTGGGGAGCGAGCAAGATCGCGATCTTAATCTCGCATTCCATGACTTGCGTGAGCTGAAGGTGGATGTTGCTTATCCATTTCTTTTGGAGCTATATCATGATTATGCGGGGAACATTTTATCAAAGCAGGATTTTCTTGCAGCAGTGCGCCTTGTCGAGGCGTATGTCTTCCGCAGGGCTATCTGCTCAATTCCTCCAAACTCACACAATAAGACATTTGCGACCTTCACTAAGATTCTCAAGAAGGATAGCTATCTGGAAAGTATCCAGGCTCACCTGCTTTTACTTCCCTCCTATCGGCGCTTTCCAAATGATGAGGAGTTCAAACGGGAATTACAGTTGCGCGATCTTTACAATTTCAGAAGCCGCAGCTATTGGCTGAGGCGATTGGAGAACCACGGACGCAAAGAGCGCTTAGAGGTTGACGAATATACCATTGAGCATATACTGCCTCAGAACGAAAAATTGTCCAAAGCATGGAAGGAAGCTCTGGGGGAAGAGTGGGAACATATCAGAGAAACAAAGCTTCATACCCTCGGGAACCTTACCCTGACAGGTTATAATTCGGAATATAGTGACCGCAGCTTTATAGAGAAGCGCGATATGCCTGGCGGCTTCAAGGAAAGCCCTCTTAGATTGAATCAAGGACTTGGTCAGCTTGAAAAGTGGAATAAAGAAGCCATCAGTAACCGCGCTCAATGCCTTAGCGAAAAGGCAGTGGCAGTCTGGCGTGCTCCGCAACTGGCCGCCGATGTTCTTGCAGCATACCGGCCCAGCAAGGAGAAGACCTTGGGCTATTCAATAGAGGATCATCCGCACCTTCTCAGTGGTGTAGGACAAAAGCTTTTCGATGCATTTCGCAAGGAAGTAATAGCAATGGATCCCGTAGTCAGTGAAGAGTTTCTCAAGTGCTACGTGGCTTATAAGGCCGAGACCAACTTTGTCGATGTGGTTTCTCAGGCCAAGCGGTTGATACTTACGTTGAACATGCCGTTTGCTGATATTACTGATCCGCGAAATCTGTGCAGGAACGTTTCCGGCATGCGTCGTTGGGGCAACGGTGATGTGGAAGTGGGGTTCGCCTCACTCGAGGAATTGCCATACATCATGGGGCTGGTGCGCCAGTCATTCGAACGGCAGATGGGGAATGGGGGTGGGCAATGACTCCTACATCAATTGTAATCACGAAAGAGGCCGGATAATGAAAACCAGCGATCTCGAAATTCTGCTCCAGGAAGGCGAAGGCGTGCTGCTGGAGTATAAGGAAGTCCTTTCCTCTTCCTTTGCCCGCGAGCTTGTGGCCTTTGCCAACACTGCGGCCCACCCCGCAAGTACCCCGCAGGAACCCCGCAAGTACCCCGCAAGTACCCCGCAAGTTCTGGCTGTACTCAATGCCGCTCTATCGGGAGAAAAGACGCGGGAAGAGCTGCAGGAAGCAGCGGGAATCATTGACAGGGAACACTTCCGCAAGCACTATATTGAACCCCTTCTCTCTCAGAATTACTTGGAACGAACCATCCCTTCGAAACCCAGAAGCTCGAAGCAACGGTACCGAATTACCATGGAGGGGCGCAGGGCTCTCGAAGCTTCAGCGAAGGAGAATGAACCATGACCCCCACCGGCTACACCGAAGATATCCTGGTCGAGCAACCGGCCATCGCCTTGCTGGCGGAGCTTGGATGGGAGACTATTAGCGCCTATCACGAGTTTGATCACGGAGCAAGTACACTGGAACGGGAGAACCGGGCCGAGTTCATCCTCACCTCCCGCCTGCGCCCAGCCCTGATGAGGCTGAATCCAGAGGCGCCACCTGCAGCCATAGCCCAGGCTATTGAAGAATTGACCCGCGACCGTTCACGAATGAGCGCAGTGGCTGCCAATCGTGAGCTCTACCACCTGCTTAAAAACGGCATCCGGGTCACTGTGCCGGATCCTGAAGGTGATGGCGAGACGGTGACAGTGGTGAGGATTATTGATTGGGATGACCCGGCCAACAATGACTTTTTGCTCTGCTCGCAGTTCTGGGTCACAGGCGAGATGCACACCCGCCGGGCTGACCTGGTAGGCTTTGTCAACGGTCTGCCTCTTCTGCTCATTGAGCTCAAGGCCGTACATCGCCGCCTGGAGACCGCATTCACCGGCAATCTGCGCGACTATAAAGACACCGTGCCTCAGCTTTTCTGGCCCAATGCCCTTATCATTCTCTCTAACGGCAGCCAGAGCCGCGTGGGGAGTGTGACCGCCGGCTGGGAGCACTTTGCTGACTGGAAGAAGGTGGGCAGTGAGGGCGAAACGGGAAGGATATCATTGGAAACAATGCTGCGTGGCATATGCACCCCCGCACGGCTGCTGGACCTTGTGGAGAACTTCACTCTATTTCAGGAAGTTCCCGGCGGGCTGATCAAGCTGACGGCCAAGAACCACCAGTATCTGGGCGTCAATAACGCATTGGAGGCCCTGGCTGACATACAGCAGCGGGCGGGCAAGCTCGGTGTGTTCTGGCATACCCAGGGGAGCGGCAAGAGCGTTTCGATGATATTCTTCGCCCAGAAGGTGCTGCGCAAAGTGCCGGGCAACTGGACTTTTGTGATAGTTACCGACAGACAGGAGCTGGATGGGCAGATCTACAAAAATTTTGCTTCTGCAGGAGTGGTGACCGAGGGCCGCGCCCAGGCAGAAAGCAGTAAACATCTGCGGCAGTTGCTCACAGAAGATCACCGCTATATATTTACACTAATCCACAAGTTCCGCACAGAGAAAGGCGAGGCTCACCCGGTGCTCTCTCTGCGGAGCGATATCATCGTCATCACCGATGAAGCTCATCGCAGCCAGTATGACACGCTGGCGCTGAATATGCGCACCGCCCTTCCCAACGCTGCGTTTCTCGCTTTTACGGGCACACCCCTGATCGTGGGTGAGGAAAAAACCCGGCAGGTCTTTGGCGACTATATCAGCGTCTATGACTTTCAGCAGTCGGTGGTTGATGGCGCGACGGTGCCACTCTACTATGAGAACCGCATCCCGGAGCTGCAGTTAATAAACGAAAGCCTCAACGAGGACATGGAGCGGCTGCTGGAAGAGGCTGAGCTGGACGAGGAACAGGAAAAGAAGCTGGAGCGAGAGTTCGCTCGCGAGTATCACCTGATCACCCGCGACGACCGCCTGGAGGCAGTGGCGAAGGACCTGGTGACACATTTCACAGGGCGGGGATTTCAGGGAAAGGCTATGATGATCTGCATTGACAAAGCGACGGCCATCCGGATGTACGACAAAGTAAAGAAGTGCTGGGGTGAGAAGATTTCGGCATTGCAGGTAGAGCTTGCTGGTGCAGACTGCGAGGCCCGCCAGGAGCTCGAACAGCGCATTGCACGAATGAAAGAAACCGACATGGCGGTGGTTGTCTCACAGGGACAGAATGAGATCGCAGATATGGCCGATAAGGGTCTGGACATTCGCCCGCATCGTAAGAGAATGGTTGAGGAAGACCTGGAAACGAAGTTCAAGAATCCCGAGGATCCCTTCCGGCTGGTCTTTGTCTGCGCCATGTGGATGACCGGCTTTGATGTGCCGAGCTGCTCGACCCTCTACCTCGACAAACCGATGCGCAACCATACACTGATGCAGACCATTGCCCGGGCCAACCGGGTTTATCCCGGCAAGGTGAGCGGTCTGATCGTTGACTATGCGGGAGTATTCCGAAATATAGAACGGGCATTGGCCATCTATGGCGCTGGTGGTGGAGGCGACAAGCCGGTGGAGGACAAAGCCGCTCTTGTGTCTGCACTGCGTAAGGCGCTGGAAGAAACCCGGGATTTTTGTCAGGAACAGGGAGTAAGCCTGGAAGCCATCCAAGCCGCCGAGGGATTTGCCCGTGTCGGCCTGCTCGATGATGCTGTAGAGGCACTGGTGGCTTCCGAAGAAGTCAAGCGCCGCTTTCTTGACTTGGCAAACACCATACAGCGGCTCTATAAGGCGGTGCTGCCAGACCAGGCTGCTCAGGTATTCTCAGCCGAGGTGATACCCGTGGAGGTAATCGCCTGTAAAATCAGGGCATTGACACCACCGGCAGATATCTCTCTGATCATGCAGCAGGTGGAGGCACTGCTCGACCGCTCTATTGCCACAGAGGGTTATGTAATCAGGGAGGCAACCCCTCCTTATGGCGACGAGCACTGGATTGACTTGAGCAGGATTGACTTTGAAAAGCTTGCCGAGAAGTTCCAAACGGGCCACCAGCGCACAATCAATGAGAAGCTCAAGGGGACGGTGGCTCAGAAAGTAATGGCCATGGTGAGGCTCAACCGCACGCGCATGAATTATCTGGAGCGCTTCCAGGAGATGATCGAAGCCTACAATGCGGGGAGCCTAAATGCCGAGGAGTTCTTCAAGCAGCTTCTGGCCTTTGCCCAGAGCCTGAATGAAGAAGAGAAGCGGGGCCTGAGCGAACAGTTGAATGAAGAAGAGCTCGCCCTCTTTGATATCTTGACCAAGCCAGAGATTGAAATGAGCGATGCGGACAGGGAGAAAGTAAAATCAACCGCAAAGGAGCTGCTTGCCACCCTCAAGACAGGCAAGCTGGTTCTTGACTGGCGGAAGCGGCAGCAGGCCCGGGCTGAAGTGCGGGTCACCATTGAGAAGGTGCTGGACCAGGGCTTGCCGAGAGCCTACACGCCGGAATTGTTCGAGCTAAAGACGACGGCCGTTTTCCAGCACGTCTATGACTCCTACTATGGCGCGGGTCGTAGCTTATATGCCGCAGCGTAAAGATGTGGAAATAAGAAGCCACTCTGAATATTGGGTAAAATTTTAGGGGACAAGAAGGAAAGTATCAAAAATGGAAAGGTCTTCAAAATCTCATTCATTCGGCGGAGATTGGACAGAAGAGAAATTGCTCAAAGTCCAAAAGTATCTCCAGGAATATACGAAGGCACTCAAAAACCAGCCTTTCATTACTTATTATATCGATGCGTTTGCGGGTACCGGATACCGCACTGTTAAAAAATCGGCTCACAAGGATGACCTTTTATTTCCCGAGCTTGGAGAAGATGACACCCAGCGCTTTCTTGATGGCTCTGCAAAGAAAGCACTTAAAATCATAATCCCGTTTTCACACTATATTTTTATCGAGAAGAGCAAATCCAAGGCAAAAGAACTGGAAGCTTTAAAAGATGAGCACCCGGAACGAGATATTCAGATAGTAATTGAAGATGCGAATCTTTATCTTGAGAAATGGTGCACTGCTATGGGCAGCTATGACAGAGCTGTCCTTTTTCTCGATCCTTTTGGGATGGAAGTGAAGTGGGAGACCATATCACATATAGCACAGACAAAGAAAATTGATATGTGGTATCTCTTCCCGGCAGGTGGTGTAATGCGGCACCTAAGGCGTGACGGGAAAATTGATGAGAAAGGACTGAACAATCTCAATACAATATTTGGCGATAATAATTGGTTCAATCATTTCTATGATAATATCAGGCAATTAGGCCTGTTTGGAAATGAAGACTATATTGTAAAAACTGCCGATTGTGAAGCCCTTAAGCAATTTCTATTGAAAAAGCTGAAATCGATATTTTCGGGAGTTGCAGAGAACCCTCTTATCCTCTGTAATTCCAATAATACTCCTCTTTATATTCTCTGCTTCGCTGCAGGAAATGAAAAAGGAGCTAAAGTTGCTTTGAAAATTGCGAATTATATTCTCAAGAGGTGAGCATATGGCATTGCAATCGTCGATAGAATGGACCGAAGCTACGTGGAATCCCATTACTGGGTGCAGCAAGATCAGTCCGGGTTGCCGGAATTGCTATGCGGAGCGCATGGCGAAAAGGCTTAAGGCTATGGGGCAAAAGAATTATTCACGGGGATTTGAGGTGCAGGTCCATGACCACTGTGCTGAATTACCGCTCCAATGGAAAAAGCCACAGATGATTTTTGTGAATTCCATGAGCGATCTTTTTCATGAAGCAGTTCCCGATGATTTCATTCTCAGAATCTTCGGCATTATGGCACACACCCCCTGGCACCGCTTCCAGATTCTCACTAAGCGCTCTGATCGCCTGAAGAAGATGAGCAGCAGGATCCCTTGGATGCCTCATATATGGATGGGAGTGAGCATGGAAAATGAAAACTATCAGTTCCGACTTGACGATTTGGTAACCACAGGGGCTCATTTGAAGTTTCTTTCACTGGAGCCTCTGCTTGGGCCTCTTAAAGAACTCCATCTTGGCGGAATCGACTGGGTCATAGCGGGTGGAGAGTCCGGCCCTCATGCACGGCCGATGGAGCCTTCCTGGGTCATAAACATTCGGGACCAGTGCACAGGCGCAGAAGTGCCCTTCTTCTTTAAACAGTGGGGCGGAATGAACAAGAAAAAAAACGGGCGGCTCCTTGAAGGCCGCACCTGGGACGAAATGCCAGCCAGTTAGAGCCCAGGGGCTATTCTCCTCTTAAGCAAACATTTGAGATTGTCGCTGCAGGTGTAACGGAATACAGACAATCTCTGTTTGCCGGGAGAATGCCCCTGGGCTCACTCTGCAGAGTTTTACAATGAGCGTCCGGCATAAAGGCGTTTCTGGCTCCGGTTTATTCGAAGCCTGCCGCATGGATGCGAATCTTTCTTGACAAACGGGTTGCAGCACATTATACTATATTTAATCTCAATGCTTGTAATCAAATATCCTAAGAAGAGTTACCGAAGATTTCTGACAAAAATCTTTCAAGAAGCTCCACATTATTGACTCTGTAACCTAAAGCACACACTTCAGGAGGGAACAATGACAAAGAAATCATCATGGCTTCTGATCCTGCTGCTTCTGGCGGTGCCCCTTATGCTTG is a window of Candidatus Eremiobacterota bacterium DNA encoding:
- a CDS encoding restriction endonuclease subunit S, whose product is EVPKFIREFVPKLLTSSEAITELGLRKCNSKLYPKDTVFITARGTVGKIIMPSMDMAMNQSCYALRGKQGISQPYLFFATREQIDYLKKNTGGATFDTIVVDTFRRMLVVKPSNEVVVQFSQFIQPGMELILNILKKNTLLRCTRDLLLPKLISGEVDVSELDITVPEEAER
- a CDS encoding DUF262 domain-containing protein, with protein sequence MKATEAKFLDFIKKSPQFVIPIYQRTYSWTERECRQLWDDIIRTGSSENVSAHFVGSIVYIEKGIYQVTSQSPLLVIDGQQRLTTMALLIAALAKALENLHEGNREPVDGFSPRKLRNYYLINPEEEGERHYKLILSQTDKDSLIAAVAGNEQPKEHSLRIVENYGLFESWIAGCKGEFATLCKGIAKLVVVDIALSRDQDNPQLIFESMNSTGRELTQADLIRNFILMGLEPALQTRLYENFWRPMERDFGQEGYSTHFDSFMRHYLTVKTGDIPNLDAVYDAFKTHARSPNVVEAGVESLVADIREFSRYFCVMALGSEQDRDLNLAFHDLRELKVDVAYPFLLELYHDYAGNILSKQDFLAAVRLVEAYVFRRAICSIPPNSHNKTFATFTKILKKDSYLESIQAHLLLLPSYRRFPNDEEFKRELQLRDLYNFRSRSYWLRRLENHGRKERLEVDEYTIEHILPQNEKLSKAWKEALGEEWEHIRETKLHTLGNLTLTGYNSEYSDRSFIEKRDMPGGFKESPLRLNQGLGQLEKWNKEAISNRAQCLSEKAVAVWRAPQLAADVLAAYRPSKEKTLGYSIEDHPHLLSGVGQKLFDAFRKEVIAMDPVVSEEFLKCYVAYKAETNFVDVVSQAKRLILTLNMPFADITDPRNLCRNVSGMRRWGNGDVEVGFASLEELPYIMGLVRQSFERQMGNGGGQ
- a CDS encoding type I restriction endonuclease subunit R, with translation MTPTGYTEDILVEQPAIALLAELGWETISAYHEFDHGASTLERENRAEFILTSRLRPALMRLNPEAPPAAIAQAIEELTRDRSRMSAVAANRELYHLLKNGIRVTVPDPEGDGETVTVVRIIDWDDPANNDFLLCSQFWVTGEMHTRRADLVGFVNGLPLLLIELKAVHRRLETAFTGNLRDYKDTVPQLFWPNALIILSNGSQSRVGSVTAGWEHFADWKKVGSEGETGRISLETMLRGICTPARLLDLVENFTLFQEVPGGLIKLTAKNHQYLGVNNALEALADIQQRAGKLGVFWHTQGSGKSVSMIFFAQKVLRKVPGNWTFVIVTDRQELDGQIYKNFASAGVVTEGRAQAESSKHLRQLLTEDHRYIFTLIHKFRTEKGEAHPVLSLRSDIIVITDEAHRSQYDTLALNMRTALPNAAFLAFTGTPLIVGEEKTRQVFGDYISVYDFQQSVVDGATVPLYYENRIPELQLINESLNEDMERLLEEAELDEEQEKKLEREFAREYHLITRDDRLEAVAKDLVTHFTGRGFQGKAMMICIDKATAIRMYDKVKKCWGEKISALQVELAGADCEARQELEQRIARMKETDMAVVVSQGQNEIADMADKGLDIRPHRKRMVEEDLETKFKNPEDPFRLVFVCAMWMTGFDVPSCSTLYLDKPMRNHTLMQTIARANRVYPGKVSGLIVDYAGVFRNIERALAIYGAGGGGDKPVEDKAALVSALRKALEETRDFCQEQGVSLEAIQAAEGFARVGLLDDAVEALVASEEVKRRFLDLANTIQRLYKAVLPDQAAQVFSAEVIPVEVIACKIRALTPPADISLIMQQVEALLDRSIATEGYVIREATPPYGDEHWIDLSRIDFEKLAEKFQTGHQRTINEKLKGTVAQKVMAMVRLNRTRMNYLERFQEMIEAYNAGSLNAEEFFKQLLAFAQSLNEEEKRGLSEQLNEEELALFDILTKPEIEMSDADREKVKSTAKELLATLKTGKLVLDWRKRQQARAEVRVTIEKVLDQGLPRAYTPELFELKTTAVFQHVYDSYYGAGRSLYAAA
- the tcmP gene encoding three-Cys-motif partner protein TcmP: MERSSKSHSFGGDWTEEKLLKVQKYLQEYTKALKNQPFITYYIDAFAGTGYRTVKKSAHKDDLLFPELGEDDTQRFLDGSAKKALKIIIPFSHYIFIEKSKSKAKELEALKDEHPERDIQIVIEDANLYLEKWCTAMGSYDRAVLFLDPFGMEVKWETISHIAQTKKIDMWYLFPAGGVMRHLRRDGKIDEKGLNNLNTIFGDNNWFNHFYDNIRQLGLFGNEDYIVKTADCEALKQFLLKKLKSIFSGVAENPLILCNSNNTPLYILCFAAGNEKGAKVALKIANYILKR
- a CDS encoding phage Gp37/Gp68 family protein, whose amino-acid sequence is MALQSSIEWTEATWNPITGCSKISPGCRNCYAERMAKRLKAMGQKNYSRGFEVQVHDHCAELPLQWKKPQMIFVNSMSDLFHEAVPDDFILRIFGIMAHTPWHRFQILTKRSDRLKKMSSRIPWMPHIWMGVSMENENYQFRLDDLVTTGAHLKFLSLEPLLGPLKELHLGGIDWVIAGGESGPHARPMEPSWVINIRDQCTGAEVPFFFKQWGGMNKKKNGRLLEGRTWDEMPAS